The proteins below are encoded in one region of Silene latifolia isolate original U9 population chromosome 2, ASM4854445v1, whole genome shotgun sequence:
- the LOC141643075 gene encoding ras-related protein Rab2BV-like yields the protein MSYKVDHEYDYLFKIVLIGDSGVGKSNILSRFTRNEFCLESKSTIGVEFATRTLQVEGKVVKAQIWDTAGQERYRAITSAYYRGAVGALLVYDITKKQTFDNVTRWLHELRDHADSNIVIMLAGNKSDLRHLRAVSDEDGRTLAENESLSFVETSALESNNVEKAFQVILLDIYQIISRKALAAQQATGTVPQGTTINVGNVNNNFNKKPCCSN from the exons atgtCTTACAAAGTTGATCATGAGTATGATTATTTGTTCAAAATCGTCTTAATTGGGGATTCAGGAGTTGGTAAATCCAATATTCTTTCAAGGTTTACTAGAAATGAGTTTTGCTTGGAATCCAAGTCTACCATTGGTGTCGAATTCGCGACTAGAACTTTACAG GTAGAAGGAAAGGTAGTAAAGGCACAAATATGGGACACAGCAGGACAAGAGAGGTATAGAGCCATAACAAGTGCATATTACAGAGGAGCAGTAGGAGCCCTGCTAGTTTATGACATAACTAAAAAGCAAACGTTCGACAACGTGACTCGATGGCTACACGAGCTGCGTGACCATGCTGATTCCAACATAGTCATCATGTTAGCCGGCAATAAGTCCGACCTTAGGCATCTAAGGGCGGTCTCTGATGAGGATGGGCGAACCCTGGCCGAGAACGAGAGTTTATCCTTTGTCGAAACATCAGCCTTGGAGTCTAACAATGTTGAAAAGGCTTTCCAAGTTATTCTTTTAGATATTTACCAGATTATTAGTAGGAAAGCATTAGCTGCTCAACAAGCTACTGGTACTGTGCCTCAAGGGACGACCATTAATGTTGGGAATGTtaataataattttaacaagaaGCCTTGTTGTTCCAACTAA